A part of Myxococcus fulvus genomic DNA contains:
- a CDS encoding zinc-dependent alcohol dehydrogenase, whose product MRALVYSAAWELSLQERAEPAAPVRDEVLVRVRATGICGTDLGIIGGEYAAKPGVVLGHESSGEVVAVGPAVRDVQVGDRVVIDPTFFCGQCRLCRSGRQNHCERKGETETGVSADGTMAPLHKTTERFLYTLPAHVGFEEASLTEPLSCAVTGANQLRLRPSLRTVVLGGGPMGVLYAWVLSSLGLTGTLVERAPGRRELCREVVDRRWAVAESLDEVCARYARDAAPLDVVVDTTGRMAGDVLPRLARGGQLLLVGLKRHEVPLDVGAIADRSLSVQGSIDSLDGSFATALHLIASGVIPARRLVTHQLPLTRFREGLALVGCDVDARRQGAPAGALKVVLQP is encoded by the coding sequence ATGCGGGCATTGGTGTATTCAGCGGCCTGGGAGCTGTCGCTCCAGGAGCGCGCGGAGCCGGCGGCGCCGGTGCGGGACGAGGTGCTGGTGCGCGTGCGCGCCACCGGCATCTGCGGCACGGACCTGGGCATCATCGGCGGCGAGTACGCGGCGAAGCCCGGCGTGGTGCTGGGGCACGAGTCCTCGGGCGAGGTCGTCGCCGTGGGCCCCGCCGTGCGCGACGTGCAGGTGGGGGACCGCGTCGTCATCGACCCGACCTTCTTCTGTGGCCAGTGCCGGCTGTGTCGCTCGGGTCGGCAGAACCACTGTGAGCGCAAGGGCGAGACGGAGACGGGCGTCAGCGCGGACGGGACGATGGCGCCCCTGCACAAGACGACGGAGCGCTTCCTCTACACGTTGCCCGCGCACGTGGGCTTCGAGGAGGCGAGCCTCACCGAGCCCTTGAGCTGCGCCGTCACGGGCGCGAACCAGCTGCGCCTGCGGCCGTCGCTGCGCACGGTGGTGCTGGGGGGCGGACCCATGGGCGTGCTGTACGCGTGGGTGCTGTCGAGCCTGGGGCTGACGGGCACGTTGGTGGAGCGCGCGCCGGGGCGGCGGGAGCTGTGCCGCGAGGTGGTGGACCGACGCTGGGCGGTGGCCGAGTCACTCGACGAGGTGTGCGCGCGCTACGCGAGGGACGCGGCGCCGCTCGACGTGGTGGTGGACACCACGGGCCGCATGGCGGGGGACGTGCTGCCCAGGCTCGCGCGCGGGGGACAGTTGTTGCTGGTGGGGCTCAAGCGTCACGAGGTGCCGCTGGACGTGGGCGCCATCGCGGACCGGAGCCTGTCCGTGCAGGGCTCCATCGATTCGTTGGACGGCAGCTTCGCCACCGCGCTGCACCTCATCGCCTCGGGCGTCATCCCCGCGCGCCGATTGGTGACTCACCAGCTGCCGCTGACGCGCTTCCGAGAGGGGTTGGCGCTGGTGGGCTGCGACGTGGACGCGCGGCGCCAGGGCGCTCCCGCGGGCGCGCTGAAGGTCGTCCTCCAACCCTGA
- a CDS encoding carbohydrate kinase family protein, whose protein sequence is MEVLVIGNNTVDIVFSTREALVTDGKVQAEGLRFFGGGQGANVAAMLGALGVTTRYFGVFGGGDFGRLARGSLVEAGVRVEGSLTVADCPQHTAAIVVDTTHGTRSLVMHKDARLRMDGVPVEAAPMDACGLVYLDGHEPAFSLALAKHARARGLPVLADAEVADEARPLLPHLTSLVAPGKVLRELTGEAELASAARVLLAGGLRVVVGTLGAEGCEGWTSGGEHHRVSAESCEVVDTTGAGDAFHAGYIAAVLAGQGFGEALRFATKVAAVKCGVPGPRAGADRLALLGTGLGASGGASSSLL, encoded by the coding sequence ATGGAAGTGCTCGTCATCGGCAACAACACGGTGGACATCGTCTTCTCCACGCGCGAGGCGCTGGTGACGGACGGGAAGGTGCAGGCGGAGGGCCTGCGCTTCTTCGGTGGCGGGCAGGGCGCCAACGTGGCGGCGATGCTCGGCGCGCTGGGGGTCACCACGCGCTACTTCGGTGTCTTCGGTGGAGGGGACTTCGGGAGGCTCGCGCGCGGCTCGCTGGTGGAGGCGGGCGTGCGGGTGGAGGGGAGTCTCACGGTGGCGGACTGTCCGCAGCACACGGCGGCCATCGTGGTGGACACGACGCACGGCACGCGCTCGCTGGTGATGCACAAGGACGCGCGGCTGCGGATGGATGGCGTGCCCGTGGAGGCCGCGCCGATGGACGCGTGTGGCCTGGTGTACCTGGACGGGCACGAGCCCGCCTTCTCGCTGGCGCTGGCGAAGCACGCGCGGGCGCGGGGGCTGCCGGTGTTGGCGGACGCGGAGGTGGCCGACGAGGCCCGGCCGCTGTTGCCGCACCTCACGAGCCTGGTGGCGCCGGGCAAGGTGCTGCGCGAGCTGACGGGGGAGGCCGAGCTGGCCTCGGCCGCGCGGGTGCTGCTGGCCGGAGGGCTGCGCGTGGTGGTGGGCACGCTGGGCGCGGAGGGGTGCGAGGGGTGGACGTCGGGTGGAGAGCACCACCGCGTGTCGGCCGAGTCCTGCGAGGTGGTGGACACGACGGGCGCGGGGGATGCGTTCCACGCGGGCTACATCGCGGCGGTGCTGGCGGGGCAGGGCTTCGGTGAGGCGCTGCGCTTCGCGACGAAGGTGGCGGCGGTGAAGTGCGGCGTACCGGGGCCCCGCGCGGGAGCGGACCGGCTGGCGCTGCTGGGCACGGGACTGGGCGCGAGCGGGGGCGCGTCCTCTTCGCTGCTGTAG
- a CDS encoding SDR family oxidoreductase — protein sequence MRVIVTGASGFLGRRLMRALHIAGAQAVGTWSTTPREGLERLDITDARAVDEAFAAGRFDVCIHAAARCNLDDCERHRTLASTTNVVGTGHVVEACRRTRTRLVYVSTDHVFDGAPASAYVETDAPRPLQHYGVTKREGELLALTLEDALVLRVPLLYGLAGPDEKATFVTSTLERLAAGQPVYADGEQVRYPVLVDEVAAVLARLAEGGVGGVLHFSGAEATTKYSWARRLAHAFNLDVTLVHARKESSLAARPRDNRLGSTRLSALGFEPPLTLTEGLDVLRHQREAAR from the coding sequence ATGAGAGTCATTGTCACGGGGGCGAGCGGATTCCTGGGTCGACGGTTGATGCGCGCTCTGCACATCGCTGGAGCCCAGGCCGTGGGGACCTGGAGCACGACGCCGCGCGAGGGCCTGGAGCGCCTGGACATCACCGACGCACGCGCCGTGGACGAGGCCTTCGCGGCGGGACGCTTCGACGTGTGCATCCACGCGGCGGCGCGATGCAACCTGGATGACTGCGAGCGGCACCGGACGCTCGCATCGACCACCAACGTGGTCGGCACGGGCCACGTGGTGGAGGCCTGCCGACGCACGCGCACCCGTCTGGTCTACGTGTCCACGGACCATGTCTTCGACGGCGCACCCGCGAGCGCGTACGTGGAGACGGACGCGCCCCGGCCGTTGCAGCACTACGGCGTCACCAAACGGGAAGGAGAGCTGCTCGCGCTGACGCTCGAGGACGCGCTGGTCCTGCGCGTACCGCTGCTCTACGGCCTCGCGGGGCCGGATGAGAAGGCCACGTTCGTCACGTCCACGCTGGAGCGACTCGCGGCGGGACAGCCCGTGTACGCGGACGGCGAACAGGTCCGCTACCCGGTGCTGGTGGACGAGGTGGCGGCGGTGCTCGCGCGCCTCGCGGAGGGAGGGGTGGGCGGGGTGCTGCACTTCAGCGGTGCCGAGGCCACCACGAAGTACTCGTGGGCGCGGCGACTGGCGCATGCCTTCAACCTGGACGTGACGCTGGTGCACGCGCGCAAGGAGTCGTCGCTCGCGGCGCGTCCTCGCGACAACCGGTTGGGCTCCACGCGACTGTCCGCGCTCGGGTTCGAGCCACCGCTCACGCTCACGGAGGGACTGGACGTCCTCCGTCACCAGCGGGAGGCGGCGCGATGA
- a CDS encoding pyridoxine 5'-phosphate synthase, protein MRAAASTPVLRVGLNKVALLRSSRGSAVPDLGEAARVLVDGGCRALLVHQWPDHRHVKPEDVSALARLDVIRDERASLHVGGDLREDLGALLERTPGVGCWVVTPFEAQHLTTQRGWRAEDDQARLVHWARSLQGRTRICVFVDPEPEAVDLVARAGAAAVELNCRAYVEGFETPARERALEALALAADRARQLGLEVNAAHDLDRRHLPPLIRAVRPTLVSVGHAFVAAAVIAGLREVLPGFLQAASEE, encoded by the coding sequence ATGCGTGCCGCTGCCTCGACACCCGTGCTTCGCGTGGGACTCAACAAGGTCGCGCTGCTGCGCTCGTCGCGAGGGAGCGCCGTGCCGGACCTCGGCGAGGCCGCGCGGGTGCTCGTCGACGGAGGCTGCCGCGCGCTGCTCGTGCACCAGTGGCCGGACCATCGGCACGTGAAGCCCGAGGACGTCTCCGCGCTCGCGCGACTGGATGTCATCCGCGACGAGCGCGCCTCGCTGCACGTGGGCGGAGACCTGCGCGAGGACCTGGGGGCGCTGCTCGAGCGGACGCCCGGCGTCGGCTGCTGGGTGGTGACGCCGTTCGAGGCACAGCACCTCACCACGCAGCGCGGCTGGCGCGCGGAGGATGACCAGGCCCGGCTGGTGCACTGGGCGCGCTCGCTCCAGGGGCGCACGCGCATCTGTGTCTTCGTGGACCCGGAGCCGGAGGCCGTGGACCTCGTCGCGCGGGCGGGCGCCGCGGCGGTCGAGCTCAACTGCCGTGCGTATGTCGAGGGCTTCGAGACTCCCGCGCGGGAGCGTGCACTGGAGGCTCTGGCGCTCGCGGCGGACCGGGCGCGTCAGCTCGGGCTGGAGGTCAACGCCGCGCATGACCTGGACCGGCGACACCTGCCGCCGCTCATCCGCGCGGTGCGCCCCACGCTCGTGTCCGTGGGACATGCCTTCGTCGCGGCGGCGGTCATCGCGGGGCTGCGTGAAGTGCTGCCGGGGTTCCTCCAGGCAGCCTCGGAGGAGTGA
- a CDS encoding phosphotransferase has product MRGPVSEGDWRGVVRDVRVTGHRVTKRATHGRDKLLREVAWLKALPPKAVGYFPRVLEVRTGEGWAEYDMDFCPWPDMSRVLVDGTLTVDEAISGTRSLLGFAFDVLYADHHRPAPEDFFHVSYVDKFWRRASAGRGMSERFDRLCSAEQLDIHGRVYPSAASLMRELQRDTVLLARLRPPCLGRFHGDFKYDNVLFEPATGRFLLLDPRGSTVTGDSDSDYMEDLAKLRTCTRGLYDLVRAGAARVSEGEGRISWEWASWAGPALQRFSALDAWLVDELSVKARARRDADWRVRLDVLMPLLLLANAPFQLAPVNPRTEDIALVLHATGVRLLAEALELHGTRDLGVSP; this is encoded by the coding sequence ATGAGGGGGCCGGTATCGGAAGGGGACTGGCGCGGCGTCGTGCGCGACGTGCGCGTGACGGGCCATCGCGTCACCAAGCGCGCCACGCATGGCCGCGACAAGCTGCTGCGAGAAGTGGCGTGGCTGAAGGCGCTTCCACCCAAGGCCGTCGGGTACTTCCCGCGAGTGCTGGAGGTGCGCACGGGGGAGGGCTGGGCCGAGTACGACATGGACTTCTGCCCGTGGCCGGACATGTCGCGCGTGCTGGTGGACGGCACGTTGACGGTGGATGAGGCCATCTCGGGGACGCGCAGCCTCCTCGGCTTCGCCTTCGACGTGCTCTACGCGGACCATCACCGGCCCGCGCCGGAGGACTTCTTCCACGTCAGCTACGTGGACAAGTTCTGGCGCCGAGCGAGCGCGGGCCGTGGCATGTCCGAGCGCTTCGACCGCCTGTGCTCAGCGGAGCAACTGGACATCCACGGCCGGGTGTACCCGAGCGCGGCATCCCTGATGCGCGAGCTGCAACGCGACACCGTGTTGCTCGCGCGACTGCGTCCACCGTGCCTCGGTCGGTTCCACGGGGACTTCAAGTACGACAACGTGCTGTTCGAGCCGGCCACGGGGCGCTTCCTGTTGCTGGACCCGCGCGGCTCCACTGTCACCGGGGACTCCGACAGCGACTACATGGAGGACCTGGCCAAGCTGCGCACGTGCACGCGTGGGCTCTATGACCTGGTACGCGCGGGCGCGGCGCGGGTGAGCGAGGGCGAGGGACGCATCTCGTGGGAGTGGGCCTCGTGGGCCGGGCCCGCGTTGCAGCGCTTCTCCGCGCTGGACGCCTGGCTGGTCGACGAGCTGTCCGTGAAGGCCCGAGCGCGGAGGGACGCGGACTGGCGCGTGCGCCTGGACGTGCTCATGCCGCTGCTGCTCCTGGCGAACGCGCCGTTCCAACTGGCGCCCGTGAATCCTCGCACCGAGGACATCGCGCTCGTCCTGCACGCGACGGGGGTGCGGCTGCTCGCGGAGGCGCTGGAGCTGCACGGCACCCGGGACCTGGGGGTGTCACCATGA